ATGTCGGTGGCGGCGAGGGTGCCCAGCTGGCCTTCGAGCGAGCCGTACGGGGTGGAAACCAGGAGCTGCGGACGGTTGGCCGCAGCGGTCAGAACCTCATATGCCCGTGCAACGGCTGCTTCGACCTCTGCAGCCGGCGTGTCCTGGTCAACCACCAGTGCGGGTTCGTCGAGCTGCACCCAGCCTGCGCCGGCGGCGGCCAGCTTCTCCAGCAGCTGGACGTAGACGGGCAGGATGTCCTCGAGGCGGGACAGCGGCGCGAAGCCGGCCGGTGCGTCGTCGGAGGCCTTGGAAAGGAGCAGGTAGGTGACCGGGCCGACGATGTAGGGGCGGGTTTCGATCCCGTTGGACAGTGCGAAGGCGAACTCGTCAACCTTGGCGGTGGACGCCAGGGTGAACTCGGTTTCGGGGCCGATCTCCGGGACCAGGTAGTGGTAGTTGGTGTCGAACCACTTGGTCATTTCCAGCGGCTGCTGTTCCTTGTTGCCGCGGGCCAGCGTGAAGTAACCGTCAATGTCCAGCTGCCCATCGGCGTTGAGCAACTTGCCGAAGCGGGCAGGCACGGCACCCAGGTGGGCGGTGGTGTCGAGGACCTGGTCGTAGTAGGAGAAGGTGCCCGGCACGGCGGCGGCTTCGGTGAGGCCGAGTTCCTGAAGGCGGCGGGCGGTGGCCAGCTGGATGACCTTGGCGGCGGCGTCCAGGGCGGCGGCGTCGATCCTGCCGGCCCAGTAGGCCTCCACGGCCTTCTTGAGTTCGCGCCGGCGGCCTATGCGGGGGTAGCCGAGAAGCGAAGCGGACGGGAACGGGATGCGGGCGGTGTTCTGTTCAGTCATGGGTACTCCTGGAAGTGGGAAGGGCGCGCGCGGATCAGCGCAGCGCGAAGGAACGCAGCACGGAACGGTGCGCGTAGTGATGGCGATGCTTAGTGGTGCGGCCGGTCAGCCGGCAGCCTGGAAGGACTCCAGGCTGGTCAGCTGGCGAGGAGGCTGCGGGCGATTGATTCCCGCCGGCTGTGCTGGCTGCCGGGACGGCTGCGGCGCGGAAGGGCGAGCTTGTCCAGCACTTCCAGCGCGCTTTGGTGCTCGTTGAAGGTGTAAATGTGGATGCCGGGGGCACCGGCGTCCAGGGCAGCGTTGGCCAGGTCCACCGTGGCATCGACTCCGATATGGAGCCGCTCCAGGTCGGAATCGGCGGCGGCCAGCTTGGCCATCAGTTCCGGCGCGGGCTCCACGCCGGTGAGCTGTCCCAGGCGGTTGAGCCGGCGGAGGCTGGTGAGCGGCATGACTCCGGGGATGATGGGGATGGTCACGCCGGCGCGCCGCGCCCTGGTGAGCAGGTCAGCGTAGTGCCTGGTTTCGAAAAACACCTGCGTAATGGCGAAGTCGGCACCGGAACGCTGCTTGGCCAGCAGCACCTCCACATCGTGCTCCTCCGTGGGCGATTCCGGGTGCCGGGCGGGATACGCTGCCACCCCGACTGCGATCTTGCCGGCACAAAGCAGGGCCGAACGGCGCTGCTCCACGCGGCGGATGAGTTCGATCAGGTCCTGGGCGTACCGGAGGGATCCGGCAGCGGGCGCGCTGGCTTCCTTGGGAAGGTCTCCGCGCAGGGCAAGGATGCCGCGTACGCCGGTGTCCAGCAGTTCGCCCACGATGGTGGCGAGTTCCTGCGGGCTGTTGCCCACGCAGGTCAGGTGGGCCAGCGGCCGCAGCGTGGTCTCCAGCAGGAGCCGGTTGATGAGTTCGACGGCGGTGTCCCGGTTGGAGCCGCTGGCGCCATAGGTTACGGAGACATAGTCCGGCTCAGTGGTTTCCAGTTCGCGAATGGTGGTCCAGAGCGTTTCCGCTGCTGCAGGCGAACGGGGCGGGAACAGCTCATAGGAAAGCGCCACGGGAGCGGCTTCGGAGAGGTTCGGGTGTGCGTCAATCAGGCTTGGTGGTGACATTTGCGTCCTTGGCTTTGGGCCATTGCCTGCTTCCCTCCGACAGAACGGCCAGGGAACCGGCAATGAGTTGAGTTTGGGGAACACGGAGGGACTCCACCAGCGACGCAGCCGCGACTGTTACGCCTTGCATGAAGTAGTCCGTGAGCAAATGTCAGGCCCACATGGGGGCACCCACACCCTCCAGACGGAGGATCGCTGACACGTTACCGCGGTAACTTGTCCTCGACTCTATGGGCAGTGACGGGCGCGGGACAAGTCGGCGCCGAATTAAGACACTGTTTTACAGGTCGTTTTCCAAGGCAACAGAATTTTCTTCGCCGGCATGGGCCTTCACCACGGGCGCTCCGCAGCTGTCCCGTCGCCGGTATCCAGGTACTCTTCCCGTTCGCGCCCGCTGTTCCGCTCCCGTTCCGCCTGCCGTGCGCTGTCCTGGAGCTGGTCGAGCTGGCCCTGCCGGGGATCTGCAGACGTGTTCGGCGGCGGGTCCTCCCCGGGTGCCGGCGTCCCGGCCGCAGCCTGACCGGCGGCACCGAGTTTGCTCTCCAGCCTCTCCTTGGCATCAGCGAACCGGCCGCCGGTGTCGGGATTCCCGGCCCCGCATGCTTCCGGCGCCTGCCCGGCCGTTGCCAGCGCTTCCTGGAACAACAGAACGGCCGACGCCGGGTCCCCGGCCTGCTGCCGCTGGTCACCCAGGCGTTCGATCGCCAGCACAAGATTGACCCGGATGATGCACCTGTCCCCCGAGCCGGCGGGAACCATGCTTAGGGCTTGTTCGAACTGTGTCCGGGCAGTCGCATAGTCCTCCTCCGCCACGGATGCGTCACCCGCCGCGAACGGCGCCTTGTGCGGCTCCACGACGTTGGCGAAACCAAGGCCCCTGGCGGCGGCATCAACGGCGGCAGCGTCCCCGGCGGAAAAACCGGCGGCGGCGCGGTCAGCCAGGATGCCCAGGCTGAGCAGCTTGGCGGCGAAGCACAGCACCAGCAGCACCGGAAGCGCGGACCACACCAGCAGGCGGCGCCTGCAGGAATGCGGTGTCGACTGTGCGGTCACGGCCTTTCCTCCTTCCGGCCTGCCGGCGGGAGTCCGCGAAACTGCCGCACGAGTGCCACGGCTTCCGGCAGTGCCAGCAGGAAGGCCCCGGCAGCGAGGATCCAGTAGAGCTCCGTCCCTGCCGCCAGCGAACCATCATCGTCTGGGCGTTCCACCCTTCCGGGGTGCGCCTGCTGCATCATGTCAGCGACAGGAGCGCCTGCAACGCGATGGACGTATGGCACCCCAAGCTGCCCGGCGATGGCC
This window of the Pseudarthrobacter defluvii genome carries:
- a CDS encoding methylenetetrahydrofolate reductase; protein product: MSPPSLIDAHPNLSEAAPVALSYELFPPRSPAAAETLWTTIRELETTEPDYVSVTYGASGSNRDTAVELINRLLLETTLRPLAHLTCVGNSPQELATIVGELLDTGVRGILALRGDLPKEASAPAAGSLRYAQDLIELIRRVEQRRSALLCAGKIAVGVAAYPARHPESPTEEHDVEVLLAKQRSGADFAITQVFFETRHYADLLTRARRAGVTIPIIPGVMPLTSLRRLNRLGQLTGVEPAPELMAKLAAADSDLERLHIGVDATVDLANAALDAGAPGIHIYTFNEHQSALEVLDKLALPRRSRPGSQHSRRESIARSLLAS